The Streptomyces europaeiscabiei genome window below encodes:
- a CDS encoding FAD-dependent monooxygenase, translating into MNGKHGTHGNTRDDRGVVVVGAGPTGLLLAGDLAAAGIPVTLVEKRRHGVSNLSRAFAVHARTLEQLDARGLADELEAKGRILDRIDLFGRLSLRLDTLPSRFNHLLVIPQYEVERVLERRAVEAGVRFRYETEVTAIGQSVDGQADPNPNPNPGVGVDVDANPDTGSGAGTRTGVVTVEVRTADGGTDRLTAAYVVGSDGHRSAVREAIGLPFPGKSVIRSVVLADVRLDEEPPQVLTANAVGDAFAFLAPFGDGYYRVIGWRRGRDVPDSEPLDLDEVREITRLALGRDYGMRDARWMSRFHSDERQAPAYRVGRVLLAGDAAHVHTPAGGQGMNTGLQDAANLGWKLAAVLRGHADPALLDTYEAERHPVGRAVLRSSGGIVRLVMVKSPWALAFRGALTTLVNRLPLARTRAIGQITGIGYRYAAPRGAHRLVGTRVPDVRLANGRLYESLRDGRFVLITPRTAPPAWDIDSPSRKGRLAVETWASDRRTTVLVRPDGYVAWAADGVEGADATTVEAALTAWLGADAAS; encoded by the coding sequence ATGAACGGCAAGCACGGCACACACGGCAACACCAGGGACGACCGCGGCGTCGTCGTCGTGGGCGCGGGCCCCACCGGTCTGCTGCTGGCCGGTGATCTCGCCGCCGCCGGCATCCCGGTCACGCTCGTCGAGAAGCGTCGCCACGGCGTCAGTAACCTCTCCCGCGCCTTCGCCGTGCACGCCCGCACCCTGGAGCAGCTCGACGCCCGAGGCCTCGCCGACGAGCTGGAGGCCAAGGGCCGGATCCTCGACCGCATCGACCTCTTCGGGCGCCTCTCCCTCCGCCTCGACACCCTCCCCTCCCGCTTCAACCACCTGCTGGTGATCCCGCAGTACGAGGTGGAGAGGGTCCTGGAGCGGAGGGCGGTGGAGGCCGGGGTGCGGTTCCGGTACGAGACGGAGGTGACGGCGATCGGGCAGAGCGTGGACGGGCAGGCGGACCCGAACCCGAACCCGAACCCGGGTGTGGGCGTGGACGTGGACGCGAACCCGGACACGGGCTCCGGGGCGGGTACCCGCACGGGCGTGGTCACGGTCGAGGTGCGGACGGCGGACGGGGGGACGGACCGGCTGACCGCCGCGTACGTCGTCGGGTCGGACGGTCACCGCAGCGCGGTCCGCGAGGCGATCGGGCTGCCGTTCCCGGGGAAGTCGGTCATCCGTTCTGTGGTTCTCGCGGACGTACGGCTCGACGAGGAGCCGCCGCAGGTGCTGACCGCGAACGCCGTCGGCGACGCCTTCGCCTTCCTCGCCCCCTTCGGCGACGGCTACTACCGGGTCATCGGCTGGCGGCGGGGCCGCGATGTCCCCGACAGTGAGCCGCTCGACCTCGACGAGGTCAGGGAGATCACGAGGCTCGCGCTCGGCCGCGACTACGGCATGCGTGACGCCCGCTGGATGTCCCGATTCCACAGCGACGAGCGCCAGGCCCCCGCGTACCGGGTGGGCCGGGTCCTCCTCGCCGGTGACGCCGCACATGTCCACACCCCGGCCGGCGGGCAGGGTATGAACACCGGCCTCCAGGACGCCGCCAACCTCGGCTGGAAGCTCGCCGCCGTTCTGCGCGGCCACGCGGACCCCGCCCTCCTCGACACGTACGAGGCCGAACGCCACCCCGTGGGCAGGGCGGTGCTCCGGAGCAGCGGTGGCATCGTCCGCCTCGTCATGGTCAAGTCCCCGTGGGCCCTGGCGTTCCGCGGCGCCCTCACCACCCTCGTCAACCGCCTTCCCCTCGCCCGCACACGCGCGATCGGTCAGATCACCGGCATCGGCTACCGGTACGCGGCACCCCGCGGCGCCCACCGCCTGGTCGGCACCCGGGTCCCGGACGTCCGCCTCGCCAACGGCCGCCTCTACGAGTCGCTGCGCGACGGCCGCTTCGTCCTCATCACCCCACGGACCGCCCCGCCCGCGTGGGACATCGACTCCCCGTCCCGCAAGGGCCGTCTCGCCGTGGAGACCTGGGCGAGCGACCGCCGCACGACCGTCCTCGTCCGCCCCGACGGGTACGTGGCCTGGGCGGCCGACGGCGTGGAGGGCGCGGACGCCACGACGGTCGAGGCGGCGCTGACGGCGTGGCTGGGTGCCGACGCCGCGTCCTAG
- a CDS encoding TetR/AcrR family transcriptional regulator translates to MTDTEPTPPSPAPAVPAKTARRSDATRHAILLAARERFAADGYDRATIRAIAQDARIDPSMVMRYYGSKEGLYAAALDVDLLLPDPAAFDARDVGRVLVSHFLDLWERNEVLTAMLRVGATHQAGAERMQGVFRDQLLPLARHVCPDPEQAATRAALCASQVLGMALTRYILRFQPAVALSREEIVEWLGPTVQRYLTAPYPTPYP, encoded by the coding sequence ATGACCGATACGGAACCCACGCCTCCCTCCCCCGCCCCGGCAGTACCCGCGAAGACCGCCCGCCGCTCCGATGCCACCCGGCACGCGATCCTCCTGGCCGCGCGCGAGCGGTTCGCGGCCGACGGGTACGACCGGGCCACCATCCGGGCGATCGCCCAGGACGCGCGGATCGATCCGTCGATGGTCATGCGGTACTACGGCTCGAAGGAGGGGCTGTACGCCGCGGCGCTCGACGTGGACCTGCTGCTGCCGGACCCGGCCGCGTTCGACGCGCGGGACGTGGGCCGGGTGCTGGTGAGCCACTTCCTCGACCTCTGGGAGCGGAACGAGGTGCTCACCGCGATGCTGCGGGTCGGCGCCACCCATCAGGCGGGCGCCGAGCGGATGCAGGGCGTGTTCCGGGACCAGTTGCTGCCGCTCGCCCGCCATGTGTGCCCCGACCCCGAGCAGGCCGCGACCCGGGCGGCGCTGTGCGCGTCACAGGTGCTGGGGATGGCACTGACGCGTTACATCCTGCGGTTCCAGCCGGCTGTCGCGCTGAGCCGCGAGGAGATCGTGGAGTGGCTGGGACCTACGGTGCAGCGGTATCTCACGGCGCCGTACCCGACGCCGTACCCCTGA
- the malQ gene encoding 4-alpha-glucanotransferase has protein sequence MQEDPGGSSPVPETPLARLAALHGVATSYSPSPDRTVAASDGAVVAALAALDVDASTPEAVTAALAARERQLGERLLPPTVVRWADGGHPAALAALPDGTRLRVETEQGELRTGVDQLPPGVHALRATAPDGRTAEAHLVVAPARLPAPPGRTYGLLVQLYSLLSQRSWGMGDLGDLAELTAWAGRALGAGFVQVNPLHAAVPGTPTDPSPYRPSSRRYPDPVHLRVEDVAEYPYALSATSAAASAASAASAASAASSSSSSSSSSSPSSPDDSDRVGVLLERAVRLRESVLSKGELIDRDAVWDLKREALELVRAVPLGPGRRAAYWDFLAEEGQALEDHATWCALAEVHGSDWHRWPTGLRDPRSAETARARGELMDRVDFHTRLAWLTDAQLGTAQRSARDAGMPIGLVHDLAVGVHPGGADAWAQQEYFAAGMSVGAPPDAFNSRGQDWGLPPWRPDRLAESGYAPYRRLLRALLRHAGALRIDHVMGLFRLWWVPQGQAPTEGTYVRYDADAMLAILVLEASRAGALVIGEDLGTVEPGVREALDARGVLGTSVLWFERDWEGTGRPLPPERWRANCLATATTHDLPPTASRLTCDHVDLRHGLGLLTRSLDEERAEAAADAGEWLALLARLGLLDGAGGGISTTSEEDQIQALHRFLLRTPARMIGLWLPDTLGDRRPQNLPGTWDQYPNWRLPIADAAGRPVTLEDLAASPRLHALVDVLRGA, from the coding sequence ATGCAAGAAGACCCAGGGGGTTCGAGCCCAGTGCCCGAGACCCCGCTGGCCCGGCTCGCCGCCCTGCACGGCGTAGCCACCTCCTACAGCCCCTCCCCGGACCGTACGGTCGCGGCCTCGGACGGCGCGGTCGTGGCCGCCCTCGCCGCGCTGGACGTCGACGCGAGCACCCCCGAGGCCGTGACCGCCGCCCTCGCGGCACGCGAACGGCAACTGGGCGAACGGCTGCTGCCGCCGACCGTGGTCCGCTGGGCCGACGGCGGGCACCCCGCCGCGCTGGCCGCGCTCCCGGACGGCACCCGGCTGCGCGTCGAGACCGAGCAGGGCGAACTCCGCACCGGCGTCGACCAGCTGCCCCCAGGCGTACACGCACTGCGCGCCACCGCCCCCGACGGCCGCACCGCCGAGGCCCACCTCGTCGTGGCCCCGGCCCGGCTGCCCGCCCCGCCCGGCCGCACGTACGGCCTCCTCGTCCAGCTCTACTCACTCCTCTCGCAGCGCAGCTGGGGCATGGGTGACCTCGGCGACCTCGCTGAACTCACCGCCTGGGCCGGCCGCGCCCTCGGCGCCGGGTTCGTCCAGGTCAACCCGCTGCACGCGGCCGTCCCCGGCACCCCCACTGACCCCTCCCCCTACCGCCCCTCCTCCCGCCGTTACCCGGACCCCGTCCACCTGCGCGTGGAGGACGTAGCGGAATACCCGTACGCCCTCTCGGCGACCTCCGCCGCCGCCTCCGCCGCCTCCGCCGCCTCCGCCGCCTCCGCCGCCTCCTCCTCGTCCTCCTCGTCCTCCTCGTCCTCCCCCTCGTCCCCCGACGACAGTGACCGCGTCGGCGTGCTGCTCGAACGGGCCGTGCGTCTGCGGGAGTCCGTCCTGTCCAAGGGCGAGCTGATCGACCGGGACGCGGTGTGGGACCTGAAGCGGGAGGCGCTGGAGCTGGTGCGTGCCGTGCCGCTCGGCCCCGGGCGACGGGCCGCGTACTGGGACTTTCTCGCCGAGGAGGGCCAGGCGCTGGAGGACCACGCCACCTGGTGCGCGCTCGCCGAGGTCCACGGCTCCGACTGGCATCGCTGGCCGACAGGCCTGCGCGACCCTCGCTCCGCAGAAACCGCCCGCGCCCGCGGGGAGTTGATGGACCGCGTCGACTTCCACACCCGCCTGGCCTGGCTGACCGACGCCCAGCTCGGCACCGCGCAGCGCTCCGCGCGCGACGCGGGCATGCCCATCGGCCTCGTCCACGACCTGGCCGTCGGCGTCCACCCCGGCGGCGCCGACGCCTGGGCCCAGCAGGAGTACTTCGCGGCCGGCATGTCCGTCGGCGCGCCCCCCGACGCCTTCAACTCCCGCGGCCAGGACTGGGGCCTGCCTCCCTGGCGCCCCGACCGCCTCGCCGAGTCCGGCTACGCCCCCTACCGTCGCCTCCTCCGTGCCCTCCTCCGTCACGCGGGCGCCCTCCGTATCGACCACGTCATGGGCCTGTTCCGCCTCTGGTGGGTCCCGCAGGGCCAGGCCCCGACCGAGGGCACGTACGTCCGCTACGACGCCGATGCCATGCTCGCGATCCTGGTCCTGGAGGCGTCACGGGCCGGTGCCCTGGTGATCGGCGAGGACCTCGGCACGGTCGAGCCGGGCGTCCGTGAGGCCCTCGACGCCCGCGGTGTCCTGGGCACGTCCGTCCTGTGGTTCGAACGTGACTGGGAGGGCACGGGCCGCCCCCTCCCGCCCGAACGCTGGCGCGCGAACTGTCTGGCCACCGCCACCACCCACGACCTCCCGCCCACCGCCTCCCGGCTGACCTGCGACCACGTCGACCTCCGCCACGGCCTGGGCCTGCTCACCCGTTCCCTGGACGAGGAGCGGGCGGAGGCCGCCGCGGACGCGGGCGAATGGCTGGCCCTCCTCGCCAGGCTGGGCCTGCTGGACGGCGCCGGCGGCGGTATCTCCACCACCTCCGAGGAGGACCAGATCCAGGCCCTCCACCGCTTCCTCCTGCGCACCCCTGCCCGCATGATCGGCCTCTGGCTCCCCGACACCCTCGGCGACCGCCGCCCCCAGAACCTCCCCGGCACGTGGGACCAGTACCCGAACTGGCGCCTGCCGATCGCCGACGCGGCGGGGCGTCCGGTGACGCTGGAGGACTTGGCGGCGTCACCTCGGCTGCATGCGCTGGTGGATGTGCTGAGGGGCGCGTGA
- a CDS encoding PadR family transcriptional regulator: MSTRHILLGLLAGGPSHGYDLKRRHDERFPQARPLAYGQVYTTLQRLVRDGLAEIDGTAADSGPERTLYRSTDEGARELAEWAGEITPPAPFVTNEIFAKLVVSILADGDPAAYLRAQRTAHMARMRELTAVKTAPGADLATVLAADYALNHLDADLRWMNTTAARLTTLTAEVDAA, translated from the coding sequence ATGAGCACCCGTCACATCCTGTTGGGCCTGCTCGCCGGTGGGCCGAGCCATGGCTACGACCTCAAGCGACGGCACGACGAACGCTTCCCGCAGGCCCGCCCGCTGGCCTACGGGCAGGTCTACACGACCCTGCAGCGGCTGGTCCGCGACGGGCTCGCGGAGATCGACGGCACCGCGGCGGACAGCGGCCCGGAGCGGACGCTGTACCGCTCCACGGACGAGGGGGCGCGCGAACTGGCCGAGTGGGCCGGGGAGATCACGCCGCCCGCGCCGTTCGTCACGAACGAGATCTTCGCCAAGCTCGTCGTCTCGATCCTCGCCGACGGCGACCCGGCCGCCTACCTACGGGCGCAGCGCACCGCGCACATGGCACGCATGCGGGAGCTGACCGCCGTGAAGACCGCGCCGGGGGCCGATCTCGCGACCGTGCTCGCGGCGGACTACGCCCTCAACCATCTCGACGCCGATCTCCGCTGGATGAACACCACCGCGGCCCGGCTGACCACCCTGACCGCGGAGGTCGACGCAGCATGA
- a CDS encoding ABC transporter ATP-binding protein, with product MNEKNPSPMPLLAARGLVREHGRTRALRGASMELREGEILAVTGASGSGKSTLLHCLAGIVRPDEGSVAYAGKRLDQLPEKELSELRRTDFGVVFQFGQLIPELTAVDNVALPLLLAGTARSEARERAGEWLERFGVRGQEEQRPGEMSGGQAQRVSLARALVTAPKVVFADEPTGALDSLASEQVMAALTHAARESGTAVLLITHDAQTAAYADREVTLRDGVVVSEADAALEVSR from the coding sequence ATGAACGAGAAGAACCCCAGCCCCATGCCGCTGCTCGCGGCCCGTGGCCTCGTCAGGGAACACGGCAGGACGCGGGCGCTGCGCGGCGCCTCGATGGAGCTGCGCGAGGGCGAGATCCTTGCCGTCACCGGGGCCAGCGGCAGTGGTAAGTCCACGTTGCTGCACTGTCTCGCGGGCATCGTCCGCCCCGACGAGGGCTCGGTGGCGTACGCCGGGAAGCGGCTCGACCAGCTTCCCGAGAAGGAACTGAGCGAGCTGCGCCGGACGGACTTCGGGGTCGTCTTCCAGTTCGGGCAGCTGATACCGGAGCTGACGGCCGTCGACAATGTCGCGCTGCCGCTGCTGCTGGCCGGCACGGCCCGCTCGGAGGCCCGGGAGCGGGCCGGTGAGTGGCTGGAGCGGTTCGGCGTGCGCGGGCAGGAGGAGCAGCGGCCCGGTGAGATGAGCGGCGGCCAGGCGCAGCGGGTGTCGCTGGCGAGGGCTCTGGTGACCGCGCCGAAGGTGGTGTTCGCGGACGAGCCGACCGGGGCACTGGACTCGCTGGCGAGCGAGCAGGTGATGGCGGCGCTGACGCACGCAGCCCGGGAGTCCGGTACGGCGGTGCTGCTGATCACGCACGACGCGCAGACCGCGGCGTACGCGGACCGCGAGGTAACGCTGAGGGACGGGGTCGTGGTGTCCGAGGCCGACGCCGCGCTGGAGGTGTCCCGATGA
- a CDS encoding ABC transporter permease family protein — protein MSALANDLRLAALLTRGSDRREWWRVTLTALGAALATAFGMAAAALASLEGQYSVQFGSGLLDSPNSRSGVIVSLLFLLVPVLGLLGQCTRVGAVHRDRRLAGLRLAGASVAQVRRIAALETGVACLVGSLVVTVFFVLLLLGVWSSPPALAWVGIALVALGVPALGSVASVLALRRVVATPLGWVRRVRPSTGRGPGWVFLGAVALVVLGALLFVANTNRDMPNNSFSHPPVTIPGLLLAVGAGAVWLSGKVSKLTGRLLAPRAGNPAVLIAAERLRDDPWASARTHAAVLVGTVVGSGFVGVRQALLADVNSSKHMSEQASFYVTGVHLTAVAIMVGFAITFFGLAVGTAESLATRRRGLSVQVAAGVPYEVLSRALLLETALPLAPSVLVAGAGGSAIAFAYVMALQGTAVLPFGALLVPLAVYGACLLAAATSLPLLRRTVRPAELRYA, from the coding sequence ATGAGTGCGCTGGCGAACGATCTCCGGCTGGCCGCCCTGCTGACCCGGGGCTCCGACCGGCGGGAGTGGTGGCGGGTGACGCTGACCGCACTCGGGGCGGCCCTGGCCACCGCCTTCGGCATGGCGGCGGCCGCACTGGCCTCGCTGGAGGGCCAGTACAGCGTGCAGTTCGGCAGCGGGCTGCTGGACAGCCCCAACTCGCGCTCCGGGGTGATCGTCAGCCTGCTGTTCCTGCTGGTCCCGGTCCTCGGGCTCCTCGGTCAGTGCACCCGTGTCGGTGCCGTGCACCGTGACCGGCGGCTGGCCGGGCTGCGGCTGGCCGGGGCGTCGGTGGCCCAGGTGCGCCGGATCGCGGCACTGGAGACGGGAGTGGCCTGTCTGGTCGGCTCCCTGGTCGTCACGGTCTTCTTCGTGCTGCTTCTGCTGGGCGTGTGGTCCAGCCCGCCCGCCCTGGCCTGGGTCGGCATCGCCCTGGTGGCGTTGGGAGTGCCTGCGCTGGGCTCGGTCGCGAGTGTGCTGGCGCTGCGCCGGGTGGTGGCCACTCCGCTGGGCTGGGTGCGCCGGGTGCGGCCGAGCACGGGCCGTGGGCCCGGGTGGGTGTTCCTGGGCGCGGTGGCGCTGGTGGTGCTCGGGGCACTGCTCTTCGTCGCCAACACCAACCGCGACATGCCCAACAATTCGTTCAGCCACCCTCCGGTGACGATCCCCGGCCTGCTGCTCGCGGTGGGCGCGGGCGCGGTATGGCTTTCGGGCAAGGTCTCGAAGCTCACGGGCCGACTGCTCGCCCCGCGGGCCGGGAATCCGGCAGTGCTGATCGCCGCCGAGCGGTTGCGCGACGATCCGTGGGCCTCGGCCCGCACCCACGCGGCCGTCCTCGTGGGGACCGTCGTGGGCAGCGGGTTCGTCGGCGTACGGCAGGCGTTGCTCGCGGACGTGAACAGCAGCAAGCACATGTCCGAGCAGGCGTCCTTCTACGTCACCGGGGTGCACCTGACCGCGGTCGCGATCATGGTCGGTTTCGCCATCACCTTCTTCGGGCTGGCCGTCGGTACCGCCGAGTCGCTCGCCACGCGCCGTCGGGGCCTCTCCGTGCAGGTGGCCGCCGGGGTGCCGTACGAGGTGCTGAGCCGTGCCCTGCTCCTGGAGACCGCCCTGCCGCTGGCGCCCTCGGTGCTGGTGGCCGGGGCCGGGGGCTCCGCGATCGCCTTCGCCTACGTCATGGCCCTGCAGGGCACGGCGGTTCTGCCGTTCGGTGCCCTGCTCGTCCCCCTCGCGGTGTACGGCGCCTGTCTGCTGGCGGCGGCCACCTCGCTGCCGCTGCTGCGCCGCACGGTCCGGCCTGCCGAGCTGCGGTACGCCTAG
- a CDS encoding mechanosensitive ion channel family protein — protein sequence MSSVSSLPLLPAAASPSPSPSETSTTPAVPSLEDAQESATNAASWVEENWSTWLAIGLRVLLIVVIAAVLRVFVRRAITKLIDRMNRSVPGVEGGTLGGLLVNVERRRQRSQAIGSVLRSVASFLILGTAALMVLATFEINLAPLLASAGVAGVAIGFGARNLVTDFLSGVFMILEDQYGVGDTVDAGVASGEVIEVGLRVTKLRGDNGEIWYVRNGEVKRIGNLSQGWATAGVDVTVRYDEDLDKVRRTLLEVGEAMSKEDPWNELLWGPIEVLGLDDVLLDSMLVRVSAKTMPGKALTVERELRWRIKKAFDAADIPIVGGGPALAADNPDADPTAGVAAPSAYASTTSPQSERATPIAPSGVPK from the coding sequence GTGTCGTCCGTTTCTTCCCTGCCCCTCCTACCGGCCGCCGCCTCGCCGTCGCCGTCCCCCTCGGAGACGTCGACGACCCCCGCGGTGCCGTCGCTGGAGGACGCCCAGGAGAGCGCGACCAACGCCGCCAGCTGGGTGGAGGAGAACTGGTCCACATGGCTGGCCATAGGTCTCCGCGTCCTGCTGATCGTGGTGATAGCGGCGGTGCTGAGAGTGTTCGTCCGGCGGGCGATCACCAAGCTCATAGACCGGATGAACCGCTCCGTCCCGGGCGTCGAGGGCGGCACCCTGGGCGGTCTGCTGGTCAACGTCGAGCGCCGCCGCCAGCGCTCCCAGGCCATCGGCTCGGTACTGCGCTCGGTGGCGTCCTTCCTCATCCTGGGCACCGCCGCCCTGATGGTCCTCGCCACCTTCGAGATCAACCTCGCCCCGCTGCTGGCCTCCGCCGGTGTCGCGGGCGTCGCCATCGGTTTCGGCGCCCGGAACCTGGTCACGGACTTCCTCTCCGGCGTCTTCATGATCCTTGAGGACCAGTACGGCGTCGGCGACACCGTCGACGCGGGCGTCGCCTCCGGCGAGGTCATCGAGGTCGGCCTGCGCGTCACCAAGCTGCGCGGCGACAACGGCGAGATCTGGTACGTCCGCAACGGCGAGGTCAAGCGCATCGGCAACCTCTCCCAGGGCTGGGCCACGGCAGGCGTCGACGTCACCGTCCGTTACGACGAGGACCTCGACAAGGTCCGCCGCACCCTCCTGGAGGTCGGCGAGGCGATGAGCAAGGAGGACCCCTGGAACGAGCTCCTCTGGGGCCCGATCGAGGTCCTCGGCCTCGACGACGTGCTCCTGGATTCGATGCTCGTCCGCGTCTCCGCCAAGACCATGCCCGGCAAGGCCCTCACCGTCGAGCGCGAACTGCGCTGGCGCATCAAGAAGGCCTTCGACGCCGCCGACATCCCCATCGTCGGCGGCGGCCCGGCCCTCGCGGCCGACAATCCGGACGCCGACCCGACGGCCGGCGTGGCGGCCCCGTCGGCCTACGCGTCCACCACGTCACCGCAGTCGGAGCGGGCGACGCCGATCGCGCCTTCGGGGGTGCCGAAGTAG
- a CDS encoding HNH endonuclease: protein MPHVLVLNASYEPLGVVPLRRALVLVLENKAVSLEESGAYLHSATVTVPAPSVVRLKRFVRVPYRGPVPLTRRALFARDGGRCMYCGGVATSVDHVIPRSRGGKHVWDNVVASCRRCNHVKADRHLVEIGWRLRHKPAPPTGLAWRIIGTGHRDPRWLPYLQPFGADDAMARIDGISA, encoded by the coding sequence GTGCCGCACGTCCTGGTCCTCAACGCGTCGTACGAGCCGCTCGGTGTCGTACCGCTCCGCCGCGCGCTCGTCCTCGTCCTGGAGAACAAGGCGGTCTCCCTGGAAGAATCCGGCGCCTACCTGCACAGCGCGACCGTCACAGTCCCCGCACCCAGCGTGGTCCGGCTCAAGCGATTCGTCCGGGTTCCCTATCGGGGGCCCGTTCCTCTGACCCGTCGGGCGCTGTTCGCCCGCGACGGGGGCCGGTGCATGTACTGCGGTGGCGTCGCAACCAGCGTCGACCACGTCATCCCGCGCAGTCGCGGGGGCAAACACGTCTGGGACAACGTCGTCGCGTCGTGCCGCCGCTGCAATCACGTCAAGGCCGACCGCCATCTCGTCGAGATCGGCTGGCGGCTCCGTCACAAACCCGCTCCGCCCACGGGTCTGGCCTGGCGCATCATCGGCACCGGCCATAGGGACCCGCGCTGGCTGCCCTACCTGCAGCCGTTCGGCGCGGACGACGCGATGGCCCGGATCGACGGCATCTCCGCCTGA
- a CDS encoding ROK family transcriptional regulator, with amino-acid sequence MAGTPRVLRAMNDRAALDLLLEHGPLSRTRLGRLTGLSKPTASQLLARLEAAGLVIATGTGTDGSGTGGPAESDSGAGRPGPNAQLYAVDPTAAYAAGLDVTPERVLAAVADITGRTVGEHAVPTPGRRPAEPVVRQVTTALDGAVKAAGLVRSDVRRLVIGTPGAFDPGTGRLRYASHLPGWHSPALLDELAAVLPMPVEYENDVNLAALAEQRLGAAKGHEDFVLLWNEGGLGAAVVLGGRLHRGFTGGAGEVGFLPVPGVPLVRHVTKANSGGYQELAGSQIIPRLARELGISPVPEGPYAEVAAVLVARAAADIDSGSHRQLLATYATGLATGIASLVAVLDPELVVLSGTALTAGGEPLRALVEAELAELAASRPRLVLGDVREHPVLRGALESALAATRDEVFDTLTLR; translated from the coding sequence ATGGCAGGAACCCCCCGTGTACTGCGCGCCATGAACGACCGCGCCGCGCTCGACCTGCTGCTGGAGCACGGGCCGCTCTCCCGGACCCGGCTCGGCAGGCTGACAGGACTGTCCAAGCCGACCGCCTCGCAGCTCCTGGCCCGCCTCGAAGCCGCCGGGCTCGTGATCGCCACGGGCACCGGTACGGACGGGTCCGGTACGGGCGGACCCGCCGAGAGCGACTCCGGGGCGGGCCGACCCGGCCCCAACGCCCAGCTCTACGCGGTCGACCCGACCGCCGCGTACGCCGCGGGCCTGGACGTCACCCCCGAACGCGTCCTGGCCGCCGTCGCCGACATCACCGGCCGCACGGTAGGCGAGCACGCCGTCCCCACCCCCGGACGACGCCCCGCCGAACCCGTCGTACGGCAGGTCACCACCGCCCTCGACGGGGCGGTCAAGGCCGCCGGACTCGTCCGGTCCGACGTGCGCCGGCTGGTCATCGGCACGCCGGGCGCCTTCGACCCGGGCACCGGGCGGCTGCGGTACGCCTCGCACCTGCCCGGCTGGCACTCCCCCGCCCTCCTCGACGAACTCGCCGCCGTGCTGCCGATGCCGGTGGAGTACGAGAACGACGTGAACCTCGCCGCCCTCGCCGAACAACGGCTGGGCGCGGCCAAGGGCCACGAGGACTTCGTCCTGCTGTGGAACGAGGGCGGTCTCGGCGCCGCCGTGGTCCTGGGCGGACGGCTGCACCGGGGGTTCACCGGGGGCGCCGGCGAGGTCGGGTTCCTGCCGGTCCCCGGCGTACCGCTGGTCCGTCACGTCACCAAGGCCAACAGTGGCGGCTACCAGGAACTCGCCGGTTCGCAGATCATTCCCCGGCTCGCCCGCGAGCTGGGGATCTCCCCGGTGCCGGAGGGGCCGTACGCCGAGGTCGCGGCGGTGCTCGTCGCACGGGCCGCCGCCGACATCGACTCCGGGTCCCACCGACAACTTCTGGCCACCTACGCCACCGGGCTCGCCACGGGTATCGCTTCGCTCGTAGCCGTACTCGACCCCGAACTAGTCGTCCTCAGCGGTACGGCGTTGACCGCCGGCGGCGAGCCGCTGCGGGCCCTCGTCGAGGCCGAGCTGGCGGAGCTGGCCGCGTCCAGGCCGCGGCTCGTTCTCGGCGATGTGCGTGAACACCCTGTGCTGCGGGGGGCACTGGAGAGCGCGCTCGCCGCGACCCGTGACGAAGTCTTCGACACGTTGACGCTTCGCTGA